Below is a window of Poecile atricapillus isolate bPoeAtr1 chromosome 2, bPoeAtr1.hap1, whole genome shotgun sequence DNA.
agcattctGTACAACAGACAGCTGTTTCCTAGGCAGCAGTGTTGAGCCACACATTGAGCAAACCAGATGAGAGACTGAGCAATAAATAGTGGCATGCACCTGATAGCAGAGAATTATGTGCATCCTTGCAAGTCTCTACATGAATATTGCTTTCAAGGCATATCATCCTGCTCGGCAGAGGTACCATAGATCCGTGGGTACTGTGGTCTCACGGACAGAAACAAACATGAAAGGTCATGTGGTTGGTGGTTAGTTTTACTCAGGGCGAGTTAGAAAGCTCTTGCAGGAACAAAAGCGTGCAGAGTAAATGAATGCTGGCACGGGAGGGAGCAGCACTTAATGCCTGGAACTGAGGGAAGCACGGCCATAGTGGGTGGCACAGACAAATGCCTCACTGGACACGGCACCAAAAATCATTTACAGAGCCATTGGCTGTGGGAGAAGTGGCTTGCTAATTTACATATATGCAAATTCCCCACCTGTGGGCACAGTCTTAGTGTCCTCTTTCAGTAAAACCAGTATTTAAGCTGTGCTCCAACATCATAAGGCAATGGACCTCTTCAGATGTCATAATTGTATTTACCTATATTGCTCTAAATGCTTCTTTCAGGTTACTCAAATTTAGTTTACTGTTGCTGGGTTTCTTGGTTGGTGGTGATgatgattttgattttttcctaGACTAGAAAACCTCTgcagattttcagaaaaaaaaagtggcagtGTCCTTGCTCACTGTGAGTGCAAACACATCCTGCTTGTTTCGTgcctgctcaggcagggcttTAAACAATCATTTGCTTCTCTCCAACTTCCCTGCTCATGAGCCAAGGAAATAAAAGGGTGGGCAGGTCACCAGGAACCAGGATTGCTGCTGAAAGCCTGTTGATGTTAACACAAAAGTACAGGGAAAAGGTGTCTGCTTTCAGGTTGTTGGGAAGTTTGGAGTTCCCAGGCATTACGAACTTTTCTACCTCATTTGTTAATAATGCATCTGCTGTACAGCAGGCATCTGGGAATCCACTGAAGAAAGAGCAGGCTTTCCCAGGATCCTGTCTGGTCAGTTGCCTGACCATGGATAAGAAAGCCATCTCAAGAAAAGAATCTGTCCCTCATGCTACCAGAGCTGACCAATGCCTGATGGCAATGATTTCTCCTCTCTTAAGTGTCAAAAGAGCTCTCTGCAGGTGAGCTGCTGCTTGTATTCCTAATCAAGCTCCAATTCTTTGTACAGCTAATTCTTCTTATAAGTCTGATTAACTTTGGTGGGCTGACTCACATAAAGGCAAATGTGTGTGGAAGGACTTGCAGGATCAGATCTTGAGTAGTCAGCATCTTATTCTGCTACCTAAATGCCCCATAATGATTTCTTAGCTGACTTTGCACTGATTGCATGTTCCTTAATAAACCCTGAActtctcttgctgcttcttccGTCTGCCTCCAAAACTATATTGCATTTGTTTTGGATGTCTTTTTAACTGTTGTTTTATCCTGCTGAGCTCAGACAAACAAACAAGGTGAAAAGCAGAACTGTGATGCAAACGCTTGACACTGTAATAGATGTTTATCACCCATTCAGGTAGCATGATAATTGCTTTTAAGGTGCCGCTCCCTTCAATTAGAGCCATACAGGTCAGATGCAATGCTTTTGACGTTTAATGTTAAGACCAAGGCATTAAATGTGCATAATTTTGTTTAGCTTTTTTACAGAGTCCCAATTTGTCATTCTTCAAGgcacagcttttgttttccatgaCTCAACACTAATACCCTTGCTTAAAGCAAACACTTCTCAGGATTTTCCCttgtgtttttatattttttggtACAGTCTCAGCTGTGCTTGGTTTTAGCAAACTTCCTGGTGAACCATGACCACTATTTTCCTactaaacttttttaaaaagatgggACCTATCATTCCTATAGCAAAAAGCTGAATGTAGAGTTGGTGAGGAAAAAGCATCATCCCTAAATCCCTTTCAAACAAGAGTATCTCATAAAATTTTGCTGTACCTGTTTCCATCAGGAATCAGTTATGAATTATGAAACTCTACTGATTGTGTCCTCAGTACACTGTTCATTTAGCTGCCCTCACTTGCATTTCTACATGCAAAATACCTTTAAATACCATAAGCAAAATCAGTGATATTTTCAATTCTTCCTTACAAAAGACCATTGATTTTATATGCATATTTTGCATCTCTCCCGCACTGATTTACTCTTTGGGCTTTAAAAGTGATATTGCTAGAATGCTGCTTACCCAGACGGGGTTTCTGTGTTACTCAACACCTCTGTCTGATATGTTTTCAGTTGCAGGACCAATTGCCTTAGATTGAATCACCAGCACAGTGACAGACTGAATGAGCATCCAGGTTGGTTATGGTCATTCTGATTTCCTATATCACTTGCTCCATTTAAACCATGGAAATGGTTACATGGAAATGTCAAGTTACTTTCGATGTCGAGAaacctctttttcttcattctccttCAGTGAAAGAATAGAAAGGTGATGATGTTACTTGGTTGACAGATCCCTTGTCTGCATTTCTGTCATCAGAAGCCATCCTCAGCTAATTATTGCAAGCACCTTACTTTTGGGAGACTTTCATATGGATAGAGATGAGATGAGCTTGTGGTCCAGCATTAAGCCTTGCTGTGAGTTACACACTCGCCCTGGTGAGGTACAGCCCTTAGTCCACGATTCCACAGAGCATCATCAATCTTATCAGAACTCATTTCACTTGCTGTCCTGCAACCTCTGTCCATTTTAACCCCCGAGGACTCAACCATCCACAGCCAACGCCGCTTCACACATCGGCAGGCGGGAGTGCACACAAGACAGATGAGAGGGCACCGCCTCGCTCCCTTCAGTTTCCCTGGCGGGGTCGAGACCAGCGAGCGCCCGcagggtcccgggggggtcccgccTTTCGCGGCcgagccccgagcccggggCGAGCGGCGGCCGCTGGGTGGCAACAGCCGCCCGCCGGAGAGGGGAGAGGcgaggagggagagggagaggagacaggaagggagggagaCAGGGGAGGATGCTGGCACTAGGTACGGTGCCGAGTGCCTCCCCGTGCCCCGCTAAAAAACAGACGCCAGAACGATTAAACGCTCTGAGCGCCTCCTCGGGCACCTGGAAAGGCGCTGTTTCGTACATGCCAGAAACCGATTCCTCGGTGCGACCTCGAAACAAATCCCGGGATCACCGAGGACACAGGTGAGCTCCGTTTAGGGGAATCCTTCTCGTTTGGATGCGAAGGCTTCCCCTTCTTCTGTTGGAGGGAAAGCTGCTCACCCTTCCCGCACCAGTGCCATTTACTCAGAGGAGTAGCCACCCTGTGAACTACGCGTGACAGGTCCGTGCCTGAAGGAACCATGTCTAAACACAGACTTGGAGGGCAGGGTGCAtccattcccagtgcccccTGTCCGAGCGAGCTCATGGTCACATCTTTGTTTAagcattttattccttttaggTTCGGGGTAGTTTATAGATGAGATTATCATCCCAATCACCCTTATATCGATAAAAACTGGCAGAATTTATCAAACGTCTCTTTCCCCCTCCTGTACTGAGCAGAGAACAGTGCCGGCAATATCCTTCTCCCGTTCGGCTTGGCATTTCCCCGGTACGGTGCCCCATTTCAGCCGGGGCAGTCCCAGCATCACACATCCCTGGCCCCCGGTGTCTCTGCTCGGGATGGCAGGGGGGCTGAGCCCTCGCTatatcccagctctgtgggTTTAACCAGTTTTAAAGGTTAACTCTGCTTCTTTGGTCAACTCCAGATTGACCTCATCTTCAAGCAGCTCCAATAGCCCCTCttcaatgttaaaaaaaaaaaaaaaaaaaaaatcttcaggcTGGTCGGAGGGACAAACCTGAGCTCCGTTCCTACAAGAAGTGCTAAAACCCAGCAGGGTCCCCGCGTGTCCCATCGCCTGAACACGGACCGGGCGGGCGGCCTGCGCGGAGCAGGTGTGCGGGAGCCCGcagggccggggccgccgcgggAAGAGGGGCACCGGCAGAGCCGGGCCGGCGGGATCGGCTCCGCACGGCTCCGCGCAGGGCCGAACAAGAATGCACGGAGCCCTGCACGCCTGCAGCGGGCcgctttgctttttaaaaaggtgTATCcggacttcttttttttttttttttcctccctgtttcatttattaaaaaaaagaaaagaaaaagaaaaatcatttatttaaatgaatcCGCGCGGGGCGGCAGAGGCGCGGAGCGGGACGCGCTCCTCTGCGGAGGGccggcagcccccggccccgccgccgcttTCTCGGCACGGGCGGCGGTGGCGGCTCGGGCCGGCAGCACCGCCCGCGGCCCCGGAGCCGCCCCTCCGCGCCCGCAGCTCCGCCGCGCTCCGCGCCCCCGGagccgccccgccgccggccccaGGCCCGCGCCGCGATGGAGGGCGGGCCCGGACCGCGGGGGGCTGCTCGcctccccccgccgccgcctattttttcttcttctttttttttttttttatcacccccccctctctccccccaccatttcccccttttcttgAATGAAGCGTGAGGCGGAGCTCTAGGAAACCACCGCGCCCGGCTACGCCGCGCGGGGCCGGAGCCTCCCCCTCGGGCTCCGCTCCTCCCCGCCTCtccccgcccccgccgctccgctccgctccgctccgctccccccaccgccgccgccgccgccgccgggagAGCTCCccgcccgcgcccgccgccgctcggagccgccgccgccgccgccgtccggagccgccgccggcagcagcagcgcggAGCGCCCGGAGGAGCCGCCGGAGCCGGCGGGGTGCGCGGGGCtgcgcgggcgggcgggcgggcgggcagcGGCGCCGCGGCCGCGGTCCCCATCGGCACCAGTCACACCGCACACACGCCCCGTCCGCGCCCCTCTTCGGCAGCGCCAGGGGCTCTTCCTCCGCCGATACAAAGCTGCTCGGGAAATGGCAGCAGTCAAAagcaattttccttctttatttttattttcgtttttcaattaattttttttttgcgCTCTTGCTTgtgaaaaagaatgaatttcCTAAAtatataggattttttttttaatttttaatttttttggtgtgtgcGTGCGTGTGTGTGGAAGCACCGGGTTCCTGCGATCGGTGTCTGAATCTGAATGAAACTACGTAAATGCATATGTCTGTACGTTGCACTGGAGGGAAAAACAGAGCACTTCTGCGAGAGCTTGGATTCAAATGTGGTTCATCTGGTCTCCAGGATTTTCCGTCTCTTTGGGGTTGTTCGCCTTCCCAGGCTGCGAGGCGGGATTTTCTGAGCTTTGACACATCTTTGGAGATGTCTGTTAAACAGGAGTCtgggaaaaaacatttgaaatcgtagaaatatttttcttttgccccattcccatccccttGGTGACTTGAAGCATCAAAGCGACCAGAACTTAACGCTTCTGAAGACTTGTGATGTTTGGATTTTATtgttgctatttttcttttagaggAAACTTGACAGAGGAACATATTTATAGCCCAAGTAAGTACTTTACAGAGGAAATTTAGTTTGTGTAacttaacaaaaaaacccaaaacctagTGTTGAGGTTTCTAGCATAAAGTGCGTTGGATTAACGTCCATCCAAGGCTGCTTAGCAAATCGTGTTGAATTGCAGTTCTTACAGTGTGTGTTCGTCCGGTCCTTCGTGTCCATGGTAGTCCAGCACCTAGGGGAAAATGCACCTGATTTTGAGTCGgtataatattttttaagatgTATTTCAACACCGAGGAGGAAATGGTCCTAAAGTAAATTTATAATAAGTAATAAATGTGCACCTGGAAGTAAAGTATTTACAACATTTTAATCCCTATTTATGCCGTGCATCTCAAAGGAGGAAACACTGAGAAGACAAAAGTACCTCCAAGACCCCAAGAACTCCCCCACACCAGCATGAATGAAACCGTGTCCAATACAATAACTGGATTATAATTTTTGGtgttattaattttattattattggcTGCTTTACTTTTTTGGGTTCATCctgctcctcttcttcctctctcccttccttttGCTGCTTCCTCTTGGGAATTATGGCTCATCCGGGGAGAAGAGGCTATGATAACCGGGAGATAGTGCTGAAGTACATCCACTATAAACTCTCCCAGAGGGGATACGACTGGGCTGCCGGCGAGGACAGGGCACCCCTGCCTCCAGgtctctctgctcctgctgctgctgctgggacttCCTCTGATCACACTGGGCTGGTGTCTCCGCACCCCGAGCCCCCCGGCTCGGCTGCTGCTAGCCACGCGCCCCCGGCCGAGGGGCTGCGCCCCGCACCCCAGGTCGTGCACCTCGTCCTGCGCCAGGCGGGGGATGAGTTCTCCCGACGCTACCAGAGGGACTTTGCCCAAATGTCTGGCCAGCTGCACCTGACACCCTTCACGGCCAGGAGCCGCTTCGTGGCCGTGGTGGAGGAGCTCTTCCGAGACGGGGTTAACTGGGGCAGAATTGTGGCCTTCTTCGAGTTTGGCGGTGTGATGTGTGTGGAGAGCGTCAACCGGGAGATGTCTCCCCTCGTGGACAACATTGCTGCCTGGATGACCGAGTACCTGAACCGGCACCTCCACCACTGGATCCAGGACAACGGAGGCTGGGTAAGTCACCCCGATTGCTcgcttcctctccctgctctggccCGTGGCTGGTGGgaccccaggctgggcagcGCCCCAGAGATCGCACTCGTGGGAGCAAATGTTTTGCCCAGGGGGTGTCTGCACTGGGATGTGCCAAAGCAGTGCAGGCCTTTTGCCAGTTGTCAAGTTTCACCTTGATGCTGGGCACGGTGAAGTGGTTTGAAGTGGGGGGAACAGCTACAACTCGTGAGCGAAAGGGGTGAGTGAGGTGCTGTCTTCATCAGTGGTCTCCACTTTCCTGTGGTCTCCAGTTCTGTCCACCCTTGCCTGTTGGCAGAACCAAGGCAGGTTCCTAGCCAAGGCAGGGTCGTGCAGTGGGGTGGGAGAGGGTGGCAGAGATGCCCGTCCAGCTGCCAGGGAGGTTGCAGCAGGTCCCAGGCAGTGTCGGGACAGCAGGAACCACCTGTGTGCGTGCACGCCGTATCCCTACCCGTGAGGGGTGACGCACCAGGCTGGTGTGCAGCAGACACGGGATCCTGGTGTTACCAGCAAGCAGGTGGCCATCAGTGacagtgctggcagctgtgcttGTCACTAGAATGGGGTCTTATGGTATAAGATATGCCTAGAGTGAAAAGTCTCTGTCTTGAGATGAAACAaaggtgctgggagctgtgtctgtgggatTGTTCTGGAAAAGGAGTATTCGTTGTTATCTGATGGGTggctgtgtttttggggtaGAGATCACCTCTGTCTGGGGCAGGCTTCAGCATGCCTGAATCTTCCCTAGAAAGGGAAGATTTCCACTTGTGGAAAATGGACAGCTTTTTCACTTTTAGTCAgtcaaaagccttttctttttctctctcccactCTTTCCTTGCAGAATAAGTAACTGCATTGATTTAGAAGggtatttctttccttttttcctttattagtTGATACACTGGAACAAAATGTGGTCCCAGCCGTTCTCCCACAAACCAAACCTGTTGTATGTGTAAAGCTTATGATATTAGTGTTTTGGAGGGAGAAATGGCAAAAGTTATACTGAAGAAGAAACCTGGGTTGAGAGCTGGCATAACTCACCTAGAAATGGAGGTCAGCTAGGTAGGACACTGACAATTTCAGGTTCTGTCTCCTGTGAAACACAGAAAGTTGACTCAATTACACAGCACACCTTTAAAAGGTGTgtgtaaaaaaatataaattacatgTATGTTTCCTAGTTAACATGTTTTTCAAGCCTGGTGTTTATTAGCACCGGATCTCTCTGGTAGATCAGTGTTAGGCTAAATAATGTGCTGCCTGCATTGATCATCTCTGTTGAAAAAATGAAGGTGTTACCTTCCCTGCAGCTGAACCCACCTGACGAAATGGGATTCATGTCCAGGGATGCAGAGGACATTTCCTGCTGCTATAACGGAGGCAGCAAGGCTTTGGGGCCCTTTTCTCAGCAGGAATCCACACTGTGCACCTCCCAAAGGAGTGCTGCTGATCCCTGGCTACAAGTCACACTGGGGGCAGGATtgttctcctgctctcctctgcttccatcaagaaggaaaaaaattcaagattCATGGGGCCAGAAGGGGGAgcaaaaaatgtgtgtgtgtgtgagagtgcGTGTGTGTGTCTATGTATTATATACAAATAGGCACACATATACAGACACACActtatgtatatacacacatacacacagaatGACTCCAGCACTTGGTTGTTGGGACCACACTTGGGAGAGGGAGGTCTATCCCCTGACCCCTTAGTTCATGGATCACTACAAAGAGTTTGGTAGTGTTGTGGGGGGTCTTTTTTCACAAAACAGATaactggagaggaaaaaaaaaatctgcagatgGTTCAGGCTTTTGGAGACCTTGGCTTGTTCAGAGACGAGCAGCTAAAGGGTTAGGGATTTTGCGATTGCACTTCTGGGCTGGGATGCCTAACTTGTGCGTAAGTCCCTCCTCAGGCTGGAAGCCCGTCTGCGGAGCTGGGGCCCTCGGTTCACTCCAGAGCCAGTGAAGTCATTCTGTTGACTCCAGTGAGCTTTGGATCAAATCATAAGCTTGCTGGAGATGTATTGTCCTGTGGGTGTATTGTGTAAAGAGAAAcataaataatgaataaaacTGAGAATGTGAAAAGACAGGTGTTACCAGGCATGATTGGCCAGAGGAGGCGAGTGCTGGAGCTGTTGCTCGACAGAAGTACAAGAAACTCAGACAGTAAACAATGACTACCTTTAAAAGGAAAGGATACTTCTTATTGATAGCCATTTAATTGTTTATTGAGGTTTCCTATCAACAAAAGCTCCAGAATCTGGCTGCATGTGATACCGTCTACTGTCGCTCGTTATTTGTGACCTACGCACAGAAGATGTGCAAAATACTACCTGAAGGTGGCTTTTGCCTGTATCTCTGGTACATGGCTGGTACCTTTGAGCCCTAGCATTATTAAACACAGGCAAAATCTTCTAGCTGGTTACAAACAAGAAGTTGCAAACACAGCTTTTGGGATCCTCTCTTCAGGCAGAAGAAATCAAGGAGGTCATGGGGcagtggatttttcttttttttttctttttttttttttctacatttcaGGATCTGTCAGTGTAAAAGGATGCTTTGACATGTGTGCTTCAACTTGCCTCTTGGACTATACCTCATGTATGAACCTTACTCATAAATAGCTCTTCCAAAGTAGCCTTGTATTTGGTCATGCTTGGTAGGACTTCAGCGCAGTCACTTGAAAGATCTCCCGGTCATGCAGGGTGCTACAACAGgcaggagccctggctgctccagccttCTCCTCCTTTATATTTTGACTgcctggtattttgtggagtgGTAAGTTTATTAGAGACTGCACAGTACTAGAGAAGAGAGCGTCACAGTTAGTCATGAGAGTATATTTTACACAGTAGGTAAGTTGGGCAGCATGGGCCTTATGTCTCATGTGTGGGCCTGTGTCTTACACTCAGGTCTGAAATTTCATTGAGGTATTTTCCCTATTTGTCTGTTTGGTCTGAGTCCATTCTGTAAGTTGGTAGTGTGTTTTCAGTATGTGAATTCTTTATGTTGCAAGAGAAACAAAGAAGGAAAGCGTATCGAAGGGCAGGGTGGGAGGGGGATATGGCTGGTGGAGTATAAATTTTAGGCAGTAGACATTGCTGATAATGGTGTCTGAGGTTGTTAATACCCTTACAATACACAGCCTCATGGGTTTGTTCAGAACTTAGAAAAAGCAACAGATGGGGACTGCACATAATCTGCATTATTAACTTGTGGTTCTGGTAGCAAATAAATGCTGctttcaaacattttcacttTGGCCAGGATACCGCAATATTGTACTTTGGCCTGATAACATCTTAAttgtattaaaaaagaaaaaagagaagaactAGCTCATCTCTGTAATTTTGTGGTACTTAGTATAATGTATACTTTCTGATTAAAAACTTAATGGCTTCATTTTGatttccagagctgcagaaggaCTGGCTTGGCAGTGGCCTGTCGCGCTTGGCAACTTTTTTAACATTGACATGGGGAACACTGAAGGGATGCAGTCGGTGTGGGAGAAACAACTGTGTTTGCCTTTCAGTGATGGGTTCCCTCTTTGGGCACACAACCTAACAGACGTGGGAGCCATGCTTAGCTCTGGGCACTTCTAGCCCAACATATGGCTTTCTCCCCAAGCTGTTCAAGAATAAAACAAGAGCATGAGCACTACAGAAGGAGGCAGAAGCACCGTCTTATTTACATAGACATGTACATTTTTGATTCAGAGTGTGCAAAGAAGCCCAGGTgagagaagcagagagaaaattcaGCCAAGAacacttaattttaaattactatATTTACATTCGAACCAGGAATGCAATGGCCATGTGTTTTCATTTGATTCCGTTCCTTTATTGTGGTTCTTTATATTCTGCGTGAGAGTTAAGGCTGCATACGGGGAAGGATTTAGATGTCTGAAGTGGACCTTAGGTGGAACATAAGCGCTTGCATCCTCCGAGTGCCTGCCTAGCAAGAGCGGTGACGAAAGTCCCTGGCTTCTCACTCTTCCTCACCCAAGTTACTCAGGAGCTGCTTCTGCCAGAGAGAAGGGAGGCACTTTGGGACTGTGTGGGAAACCATTCCCAAGAATCTCTGTGTCTCGAAGCTGGCAGGATAGTGCCATCCTCACTTGCAAATGCATCTGAGGAGAAGCCCCCATTCTTCTTGGTGCCTCCTTAATTTAGGCCTCTCCTGAGCTTTGGCAGTGAGACTTTCTCCAGCCTAGCAGTGGGGCATCACATCTTCAACATCTCAGGAGGT
It encodes the following:
- the BCL2 gene encoding apoptosis regulator Bcl-2 — its product is MAHPGRRGYDNREIVLKYIHYKLSQRGYDWAAGEDRAPLPPGLSAPAAAAGTSSDHTGLVSPHPEPPGSAAASHAPPAEGLRPAPQVVHLVLRQAGDEFSRRYQRDFAQMSGQLHLTPFTARSRFVAVVEELFRDGVNWGRIVAFFEFGGVMCVESVNREMSPLVDNIAAWMTEYLNRHLHHWIQDNGGWDAFVELYGNNMRPLFDFSWISLKTILSLVLVGACITLGAYLGHK